GCGATAGCCCGGTCCTTCCCTCCCCCGCAGGGCTCGGGGGGTTTGTTTCAAATTAATGGTGACGGCAGCAGTGCCCGGGTGAGTAGCGTCAAGGAGGCTTTATTTGCCATCGCCCGGCACTAGTCGAGGTAATAAATACACACCATTTAGAGTAATTATGGGAGAGCGACTGGCCGCCCTCCACCTCCGGAGATCCCCCGCGGGGACGGCTTCTTGGAGACTGGTAGAAATAACCTTCAGGTCTCAAAGTAACAGCGTGTAGGTAGGAAACACCGTCGCTTTCGCTGTGCCGGCCTCgcccgaaaaaaaaaaaaaaatgccccctTCTAAGCTGAAAGGGATCTGGGGCTTTTCTCCGACCGAAACCACCCCGCAGAGCCACGGCAGCGTGCGGGGTCTGCCGCACCTATGGAGGAGAAAGCACTGAGATTTTGTGGGCACACTCGGGGAGACGGAGCCCGGCTCCGCACGCACCCGCAGCAGCAGAGCCCGGTGTCAGCATCGCCTCTTGCCTCCGACCGCCCCGGTTTCTGCTAAAAATCGCGAGTGCGGTGGGATCGCCCACCGCCGGCCCTTTTAATTTGGGCAGGCAGCGACGAGCTGAGCTGCGCAGGGACGGAGCCTACCCCACGCCACTCTCTCCACGGCCACCCGtggggcccccgccgcccggctccgcgccccgccccgcgctgccaacacctccctgccccacgtCTGGTTTCGTCTGATTCCGGGAGGTTTCCAACCCGTCCTGACTTTCCAGTTGTTGacgttttttggttttgtcgCTCTGAAGAGCGATGTCCCAAGCTGTTTCTTAAGTTTTAAATgtcccctcccttcctcagcgccagccgcggccccgctcgctgcggggtgcggggtgcggggtgcggggtgcggcTCCTGGCCCCAAGCAGCTGCTGGGCTCATGTGTAACTGAATATCTCAGGGTATGGAGAGAAACCCACTTGTTCCTGGCCCCCCAGCAGCTTGGGAGCCCCGTCCccccgctccagcagcccctgccgCCCCCGGGGAGGccgtgcccctgccctgctcctccgGCTTTGGCACCGGGCAGCGGAGCGGGCTGGAAGGGGCGAGCTGCGGGGAGCAGATCCCCCGCCTGCCGTGTGTGCCCCGCCGGTGGGAAGCAGCCAGTTCCCTCCGACGGGGCGGCTCCGGCTGCCgcggcaccggcagccccggcggcaGCAGCCGGCGGCCGCTTTGGCTTCACGGCGCCGGGGCCAATAGAGGAGGGGTCCCGGCTCGGCCCTGCTCGGTGGCAGGGCCGGGCCTCTCTCGGGGATGCCATTAGTTCGGGCTTCGGTAACGCTTTCCCGCCTCACGCAGCTCTCCGGTGACAACAGGGCGACGGTATTCAGCCTCTTCCGATGAAACGCGTCCAAATGAACCAGAGGGGTGCAGAGCCACCTGCTTCCCCCCGGCCCCCACAGCAGCCTGAGGTGTGCGGGGGGCGGTGTGCCCCCCGCGGGTGGCTGCCCACGCACCCTCGCCGTCTCCTGCTGAACATCTCTCCGCGCCGGCCGCGCCCCCCGCCTTCACCTGCCGCCGGGGTTTGCGAAGCGCCGGCCGAAAGCCGGGCCCGGCGGAGGGGACGCCAGATGCCGGGAGGTGGGCGCGgagctgccccttccctgcggagggcgggggggggggggcagcggccgcggtggggagcggggcggagggagggagcaaATGGCCGCCCGCAGCCTGCCCgcgctgccggcagcggggTCACCGTGTCCGGCTCCGTGGGCAGGGTGATCGcggagaaagaggaggaacgATGCCGCCGTTCCTGCTAAAGCGCTCTCGGATCAAGTCTCCGCTCTCTCCCCCCGACCCCCAGCACAACCGCACCTAAACAGGCGCATTGGAAAGGAGGGCTTGGAGGTATCTCTGCCCAGACCTCAACTCCCGCACCGCTAGAAACCGCTTTTCCATGATTCACTGGGCTTTGCCCAACTTTACAACAAACAGCATGCTTTACAAAGTCCCGCTAACTCttcagccccccctccccgtttattttttttcttccgcACTGTTGCCAGCCAGTCTTGCTTGTGTTGACACCCAGGCGATCTCCTGACAGTCACTTTTCAGCCTCAGATGTCCGTCTCACGCGGTAGTTCCAACTACTGCCTCGATTTACACGCTGCAGCCTATTTTTGGAGAGAAGGGCAGTGCAAATGAATATTCCTGATGAAGGTGGCTTTCATCGGGTTCTTTACAAAATCtattcccccttcctccctcccaccccctaGATACACACGCACCATACCGAGGTTTGCATTTTTCATGGCGGGACAGGCAAGTCTATAAAAGgcatgtttgtttttcctggctgtttcaaatatgtatttcctGGAGGACTTCGCATCTAATGGGGTCATCAGAAGCACATGTGCGATTTTCATCTTTCCAAGCGACCTCTCCTCTCCCCCGCTTCTCCTGAGCAGCACTGTTCGCTGATGTAACATTTTACCTGTCTGTTCACCTTAGCCCCCACTAAACCTCTCCGTTTCCCTCTCTGAGTCCCAGACTCTTGGTGAAGTCCCAATTTGTttccgtctgtctgtctgtttttttaaaggagtcttttcttcttcgtcttttttttcctgtaggaCACGGGTTGGGCTGGAGGCAGTAAATAGCTCATTGCTCTACCGCCCAGCAAGCCCGGCCGCCCGCTCGgcagccgccgcctcccggtgccccggggcgcggagcgggacGGGCTCTGCGGCACACCGGGGCTCCGGATAAAGGCGAATTTGATATTTAGAGCTGGAGGTTGAGCGTTCTCGCCCAGtggcaaaaaaatcccaaccgACAGCCAAACAACCCCCCTCCCGTTTATTGAAGTGGGAAGGAGATGGCCCGTCTTCCCGAGCAAGGAGCCGCCTCCccggagcagggaggggaagctccgagccctgctccccgctgcAAAATGGGAAGAAGCCCATggctcagcccagctccttAGTTTAAGTATGTATTTTTCCAAACCCCAGAGCTACTCTCCGTCAGACAAaaccttcaccttttccttgtGTGCTGAAGCACTGAAAGTTCCCTTCAGTATATTTTTCTTGGCTGGCTGAGCCGCAGCGTTTTGATTCACTAAGCAGAGGAAGCTAAAGAGCTCTGCAGTAAGGGCCAGTGGCCAGTGTTTTCATCGCCATCCCCCTACATTATTTGTCATGCTCAAGTGAGGGTTTGTTCCAGGCAAGAGCCTGCTCATAGCGGGCGGCATTTGCTTCTCCTAAAGAAGGCAATAGATTTTGTTTCCGGGTCTGGTAACAGGAGCCCGAGTGCCTTACACAAACATCGttgggcaggcaggggcactTCTAAGGCTTTTCGTTccggggctggagcagcccccCTCAAACACACGTTGAGGCTTCACTTAGGCCCAAACTGCTGAGCCAGCggtggggagaagagggaacGTAGCTTGCGCCGGGGTAGCCCACAAGAAATATGCCAAGCAGGCGGCTTCTCTCGAGTAGATCATGTTGAACGCCTGCAGAATGGCTTATATTATCCAAAGGCAAATGCAGCCATGCAGTCTTGCAGATGAGATGCGATTGTGTTTCCCAGAGGGTCCTGTTTACCCCCAAGCTCCTGCAAGGGCTTGCAGAGGGAAGGCGTTTAACCAGCAAGCTCCGTCATACTTCCCTACTCACAGGAAAGGCTCTTACTCCAATAAACTTGCTCCCTGTTCCCAGTAGAGCGTCCTGCTCCTCTTCGGGGACTGTGCCACACCTTCAGTATCCTGTCGGGATGCTCTCCCCTCGCGTCCATCAGTATTTCCCCGGCAGGGTGACGAGCTGCGCCCTGGCAGGACAGCCAAAATTGTCTTCTGTCTCAAATGTGCAATTTCTCTCATAACCCTCTTCAGCGCAGCACCGGGACAGTTAACACCCCTATAATAAAGTGCAGGGCTTCCCAGCAGAACAAATCTGCTCTAGTACGCCGTGAATATTCAGTGCCCTGCTATCTGAAGGAATTACTCTGGTTACAGTTCTGGGGTCCGTAAATGCTGAGTTCATTATGTCATTTGGTAAGGTTTTAGTTTGAGGGCAAATACCactttcatatatatatatatatatatatatgcatatatatatatgtatgtgtgtgtgcgtgtacgAGAGAGGCAGCCAGCGCAGTTTATCCTCTAGGTATCCAAGCTAtaggggctcagctgtggggTTTGCCCACCGCATCCCGGCCTCAGTCCGGGAATAGCCAGGGGGAGTTTCATGGGCAAAGAGTGCCGGGTCAGGACCGTCTTTTTATTTATGCCCTGAAACCTGCGCGGGTCCCCCGCAAACAACAAACCCTGAGATGAGATATGCCCCATGTAACGTAATGGTAGTGAATCATAACTAATCTGTTTAAAACCAAGGATTAGTCACGTCACTTTTGGCATATTCCTCTATCGGGAACTTTTTTGGTGCGTGGAAAATCGGGGGGGATTTGGGCTAATTTACCAAACATCATTACTAAGGCAAGTACGGTCCGATAAAATGAGTCTTAACACGTACGGGTTTTCAGGTTGCATTACACACGTCCCATCATCTGGGCTTTAAGCTGTGTGCGCCCTTAATGCTAGATTGACCTGCAGCTTTAGTTTTTTCTTACTGCATGATTTCTGTTTCTAGCAGTCTTTAATTGACTTCAGCGACTCgccctctcttcctttctccgTGATCCTCGCTGCAATTTACAGGAGTTTTCATCGCCCCTCGCTTTCAGAGGGCCTTTCTCACCCTGTCAGCCCTTCATTTACTTTCTGCGATCGAATTCTGCCTCCTCCGTGCAATACGACCTTTTATTAACCACGTAAACCCCATCTTGTTTTCATACTGCCTCTTTAAATGTTCCCCATTTTGGCTTTGCTCTTTCTCtaatctctccttttttttttttttttttttttcccctttcttttttttcccctccggCGGGCAAAACCTTAAGGCTTTATTTCGGTTTCAAGGCCATGTTTTATTAACCCACTCGTTCTGTTCTCCTTCCCAAACTTACTTCTAtctctaaaaatacaaaataattaacTAACCAATTAATTCATTCTTTGCAATATTGCACGGCTACATGTGTTATTTTACAGGGAGGGGGGCATCTTCTGTAGCCCCAGGAAGCAGTGGTTCCTCTACTTGcgaaatgtttattttcaaaggatTACAATCCATAGCTAAAATTATTAGATGCCCCTCAACGGAAATAACAGGATCTGCTGTTTAGACCCTAATGCACACAGGACCACACTGGAATGCTCCCGCAGCAGAGGCAACAGCCCCATCATCTCCGCTGCTGAAAAATCACCCCCAAGAGCAGAAACAGGAGAAACATAAACCTGAATATACCATATTGTCTCATCTATAACATTGtaccccacagcaccccagcaTAACGAGAACACTGGATTTATAACCACGAATAAGAGAGAGCTTTTTTCCGAGGCCGATCCTCCCTGTTGCCGACATCCATACCTTCCCTTCTATAGACTTTAAGGGGCCTCAGAGAAATGCGCTTTTAGCGGACACCCACAAACGCACAGAGGCGCTAATCCCGCCCCAGATTATATCAAATTAGGACATTGCCCACACAAAACTCCCGCTGATTGAAATTTCAGCCAGCGTCTGAAACCTGGACACGATCTTTGCTGATCTACACATATTTCTATCCCGCTTGAAGCCATATCGTTTTCTCGGTTTATTtttcacaataattttttttttttaatttttttttgtgggggggGAGAATTATAAAACCCCTTGCAAGCTCTGAGGAACATTTTAAGCGGATGATATATCACATCTGCCTTCTAGCAAAGAGTTGGTAGCGAGGGTGCAAGCTGTAATGAAATCACCCTGAGCTCTTATCTTTTAATGAAGCAAACCTGCAAGCAACTTGCCCGTCTTTTTGCCGCCCTGTGCTTACAGaaaaggggggcggggggcaagaAAAAAGTGGGAGAGGAATAGAGAAATCCCATTCCCGGCATCACTGCCACAGGCGCTGGAAAGGCGTTTGCAGCCCAGCCGTGCCGGACCCCCGGAGCAGAGTCTGGCCCCGCTCAGCTCGcgcgcccgcccccggggcgaggggggcggcgggggtggcTTTCTGCCGGGGCCAGCGGACACCGGGGCAGAAAAGCCCGCAGCCTGCCCGGCCGTGCCCTCGGGGGAGCAGGTGGGCCACCTCCACGCTCGCCTTAGGACTTAGGACTTCCCCGTCCCCTTgcctccccgctcccgccggccgCCGGCGGCTCCCCCCGGCGCACGCCGCTTCCCTGGGCCGGCCCGGAGCGGCCCCCGACGTGCCCGGGCGCGGCTCCGCCGGGCACCCCAAACggggcaggggtgcgggggcGCCGTCTGACCacccggggggcggggggggggggggcgaggccCGCTCGCCTCTGCGGCGGCagggggggagccccggggggggagccccgggggccCCGAGAGCGCCGGGGTgtccgccgcccccccgggcgAGCGCCGTCAGCCCCGGCCACCGGgccccctgctctgctgccgcTCAGGGCTGAGCCCGAAATCACCCCGCGGGCGAGTGAAGCAACCGCACGCCGAGTTAGATTTCtaaattttattataaaataaaagcagaaatattttccaaagaatgTATTCACATAATATAAACAATAAACAAAACTAAGGTGAGTGACTTGCGGTTGATACTGTCGTTTAGGTCTAAACTTGAGCAgcaattcctcttttttttaaagcccgCCCCTGCCCTCGTCGCACACCGAGGGGAGAATctgcccctgccttcctccggggccggagccgggcCATCACTTCCTTTCCCACCCAGCAAATGGCGAAAGCACCACATGGACAAGGCCAAAGCAGCCCTCTCTCTGCATAGCATCAGCTACAAGAAGGTTACAGAATCTGCCTAGAGCGCGTGTTGCTGCTATAACTTGACTACAACTTTTGTATTCTTAGTTGAAATTGTACATCGTACACCTGCCACGGATACATAACTACAATAGAATTACGGGAGCGATGTGTAACTTCCAAACAGGCATGGAAACAGCGGCCTTGcgctcccctttcctccccaccccccgaaaaagaaaagattacaATGTGCCTTTTCCCACACAGACCGGCCCGATCGAGTGACACCACTGAGAAATTCGTAAAGTTAAGGCTGGAAAGAGCTGCTACACCAAACCGCCTTACAGCCTGCTGTGAAAATCACAGCTCCTGTCCAACAGTCCTTACACGCCCGAGACCACCTTTAAGCAATCCTTAAGGCTTTTCACAACATTACCGCCCACAACTGAGCCTGGTACCTTCCAAACGTgcagccagcctgctgccaaAGGGCACAACACATCCACTAAGGAGTTTGTCATCACTTTCAAAGTCTCTGGTAAGAttagggaggagaaaaaaagaaaaaagggaaaaaaatagagtaaAGGAGGGCTGGTGCGAAGGAGGGAGCGTGTACACGGTTTTAAGAGCCCAGATCGACCAGGTTAGATGACATGGGGTTGAGGATGGAGTCCTGCAAGCTGTGGTGGTGCATGGGGTCGGCGCTGGGCACGGGGATGGCGCTGGGGCCCTGGGGGTGGCCCAGGccgtgcaggggctgcagcccggggttggagctgagcagcagcgcggggctggaggaggtgtGATCCGGGGTCCCTGACGGCGTCTTCTCGTCCTCTGAGCTCCCCAAAACTGTCTTATTCCCATTCATTGACGCCGAGAGCGGGTTGTGGCTGTTGGAGTTGGAATTCTCGTTGTTTTCCCTACAGGAAACACAAAAGAGGGAGGGAAATCACCGTGTGGCCGCCGCTCCGGGGCACGCAGCGCGGGAGCGGGGGTGGCGGGGAACTGGCTCCCGGGGGCGGCGAGCAGGGGGGATTGCAGAAACAGTAGGTTTACAAACtctgcaaacctccaaggccTCTTCGTCTGGCACAAAGGTCTAAGGTCCGCTGAGCTTGTAAACAGAGTCTCCCACTAGCCCAGCGGAAAGTGTCACTTTGCCAAAACGTCATTTTCTGCGTCCAAAGCGTTTTGCACAgcgtggggagggaggggggaggaagggaaggaagggaggaagacattaaaaaaaaaaaaagactttttaactttaaaactGCTCCCGGAGCTGAAGAGAAGTTTGGCTACGCTTTTCTCCTGGGAAGGCCAAAACGCGGCGAGCTGCAGGCAAGATCGCtctgtgcagcagcacagcctcccACCAGGCTCGCATCAGGCGGAAAAGGCTTCTGCTTAAGTAACTGgatggttttttcccccctcgcCCGGAGCGTAAAGCTCAAAACATAGCCCAATATGGAAGATAAGGCAAGCGAACAGAGTTAACTCGCTTATTTCCCCGGCCCTCTCGGGAAAGGCTCCGCACGCCCGCTGCTCTCCCTCCGTCCCTCCTCGGGTGACGGAGGGCGCAGCCCGGGTGGCCCCGGGTGGCCCCTCGCCCGGCTCCGCGGCGGAGGGAGCCGGCACCGCCGGTGCGCCTACCGACAGAGCCAGCCGCTGGGAAAGGCAGGacataatttcaaaattcaGCACCGGGTAAATACCGAGAAATCGCTGGAGGCTAGCCAAGCCCTTGCagagatagatatatatataaatgtatttttttttttcccccctcgaAATGAGAGGGGCAAGATGGGGTGGGGGCGGCCGTCCCGTCAAGGCTAACACGGCTTTTAGACATAGCCCTCGTAGAAATACTTtggacacagccctgcctgAAATACTGAAGGCATTGCAAGTCTATTTGAAAGCTTCTGCGGAAGGTTTGAAACGCACTATCTGGCAGAGGGGCCCTATCCTGCAGGATTTGGTGGAGAGCAGTGAAGCCATCGCGCTGACGGTTTTTCCTCAATAAGGGCTGCAGGATGTGGCTGGAGACACTTtgtgccaaaaaaataaaaatagacaaGAAAGCTCTGTTTGAACAAGTTTGCTTGAGTGAATGGCAATCCCATGAACGGTCTGTTTTCCAACGCCTGGAGTGTAATATTAGGTTGAGTGTATTTTTCAATGTCAAAAATCTTATTTGTCTCTGGAGACCTTTAAAATTTGattccttgggaaaaaaaaaaaaaaaaagaaaaaaaaagaaaacaaacccaaaacgAATGGAATAAGTGTAACCTTCATTTCCTTTGGATATTTGAAGGTGAGTCCCCGCTATCAGCAATAAAAAGGATCTCTAACATCTCGTAAAACCAGCACTTGCGGGGatttgaaggaaaattaaagctCTAGCACCGTTTCGGGAAATGTATGGAGCAAATCTGCGCGGAGCCCGAACCAGCCGGGCTGCACAGCTGCGCGGCCGCGGCGCTGGCTGTTTCCAAAACACATTAGGCAGAAACGAAAAAAAGGAGTCTCCTCGGAGGGACGGATCTACGGGAGATTTCTAACGCGTCAATTAACCGCGCAGGCCCTACGATCAGATCCGTACGGACCGGGCAATTCAGCGAGCTAGTGAGGAGCCACTGTGCAGTGAGAGGACGCGTTTTGCTTCTTCAGACCGCCTTCCTAAGGCACAGGGACTGCTGACGGAAAAAGTCATCCCGAATACCCACGGCCGGAGGCATTAACCTCTGCCCGGCAATTAACAGTTCCGCCACTCCATTTAACGAGAAAAACACAGTTTCGGAATCACGCTCGGTACAAGAGCATACATCTGTTAACGTGCATTCACGGCACCTTGCTGGGTAGCGAATACGCGCTGCAATTTGATGAGCGAGGTAAGAGGCGGCTCCGCTCCAGGCAGCCCCTGGCGAGCTCTCCCCCGCCTGACGCCCGGAGCCGGCCTTAGCGGCGGGTTTTGCCCACAGCCTTCAGCCCCGCTCGctcccggctgccccccgggcTTGCCCTCGCTGCAGCGGGGGAACCCTCAGGGACACGCTCCGAGCTGTCCGGGGCGCGGAGCCCCTcgccctccgccccgccgccgccggcccttCCCTCCCGGCCGTGGCCCCGCGCCGGCacctccggccccgccgcccggccgggctccGCGCCGGCTtgcggcggggaggaggcggccgCGCCGCTTCAGCGGGAGCCCTGGGGAGCGGCCCcgcagctggggctgccccgcggcccgccgcgccggcggtgcgggcagcgggctgtcggcggggaaggggcgccggccgccggggccgcttTTGGGGCACAGGCGCCCGCGCCGAGCGCCCGCCTCTgctgcccggggcggccgggccccgccgggcgcgCCGTCCCGCGGGCCTCCCCGCaggcgcggcgggggcagcgggagaGGCGCGGTgcgagcggcggggcggcggggggagccgggggagccGTACCTTTCCTTGGCCTCGGCCGCGCGGTCCCGCTGCCGGCGGTTCTTGAACCAGTTGCTGACCTGGGTGGTGGTGAGGCCGGTGGCCTCGGCCAGCTCCCGCTTCTCGCGGGGGGACGGGTAGGGGTTGTGGGCGTACCACTCGCGGAGGACGCTGCGGCTCTTCTCCTTGAAGCAGTAGCTGGTCTCCTCGCCGTCCCAGATGGAGCGGGGCAGCGGGAACTTGCGGCGCACCCGGTACTTGCCCACCGCCCCTAGGGGTCGCCCCCGCAGCTTCTCCGCCTCGATGTAGTGCGCCTtgagccagagctgctgcagcttggGGTGGTTGTGCGCCGAGAACTGGTGGCTCTCCAGGATCTTGTAGAGCTCGCGGAAGTTGCCCCGGTGGAAGGCCACCACCGCCTTGGCCTTCAGGACGCTCTCGTTCTTGTGGAGGTGCTcgcaggcagggagggaccAGAGGAACCGCCCCAGCCGCTCGATGTTGCCGCCTTGCTGGAGCACCTCGCAGACGCAGGCCACTTGCTCTTGGGTGAAGCCAAAAGTCGGGAGCATCGACATGGTgagccctgccccgccgcgcaCCCTACGGCCGCATAGaggggagcggcgcggggcggcgggcagcgcccggcatgcggggccggccccggggcggcggcgcccggcggggcccggtCGGGCGTCacggccgggcgcggggggccgcggccatcggcggcgcccggccccggagcGGCCGCGGGAGCCGGGGAAAGAAAGGCGAAGAgcgaaggaaaaaaaaccaaaaaaaaaaccccaaccaaactCTCGGGAGCCCGAGCGCGGGCGGCTTTCCCCGCCGGCAGCCTCCTTTTTGTAAGTCCAAGTTGCGAGAGTAACTTTGTTCCTCTTTTGTCTCCTATCTGCAGCGCTCGCAGCGGCCGCGGctctcccacccccacccccctcgGCCGCCGGTTTGGGAtctccctgcttcccccccaccccccgccgccgcaAGATCCCACATAATATAGTGGTAAAGCCCTGCTCCCTCGCTCCTCTCCCTCTCGGAgttttccccccctttcttcctctctctctctctccccccccttttttttttaataatattattcTAAGCTGGCATGAAAAGTGATTATCCGCGCTGTGATTGGTCCGGTTATCTGACCCGGGGACTGCCAGGAGAAGACAATAGTTTTAGTCAAATTATTTGCCATGGTGACGCTGTCAATCAGGGGTAACCCGATCTGTTTTGAGGTGGCTCCCCGGCTGGCTTGACAGATTGCTCAGATCCACTCAGAGGCGGCCCTGCGAGCTGAGATATTAGCTAGCGAGGGAGAAATTTCCGCCGTGATTGACGCTGCAGGCGCCCAtcgggggagagggggagcgCCGGGGCGCGGAGCCCGGGCCCCTGCCTTCTCGCCGCAGGGCGCTGCGGCGCGGCGGGACggagccgccgccccggccgggccccgccgccccggctggatcccgcagccccggcccggccccgccgcccgcgccgggccccacacagccccggcccggccccgccgctccggaGCGCGGGCTCTGGCCGTCCCCGGCACCCGCGGCTGCGGTGGGGAGCAAAAACCCGTCTCCGGCCCTTGCAGGAAAGTTTCTGTCTAAATGCGTTAGCTTaagccccttccccagcgccCAGCAACAACTGGCGGAGAGTTTTGCAGGGAAGGGGCCTCTCATGTACAATACAGCCCCTGTTGGTGACCAGGGATCCCATTACACGCCGGTCGTACCTGCCcgggagctgggaggaggcatgACGGTGCAGTCCCGGGGCAACATTGCAGCATCGCCTCTCCGTTCAGCGCCGGTCCCTGCCCCGCCACGCTCCGCTGGCCTTTTTGATCCCTGGACGCCGGGCATTTATTTCTACTTGGTTTCCAGGAGCGTGCCGGGGTGTTTCATCCGGGAGAGGGACACGTGTGGAAAGCCAGAGACACTTCGCGCGGCTGAGCGGGCCCTGACCGCCCGCGCGTGCCCGCCCCACGGCTGGGGTACCGAgtgcgcggggccgggccctgTCCTTTCCCGTCCCGCTCGGTCTACCCAAAGCGAAAGGCGAGGGAGAGGGACTGGGCGAGCCGGAAGGTCGGGGCAGGATGAGCGAGCGAGGGGCGATGCGGTGCCTCCGcgggcgggacgggacgggaccgGACGGGacggccgccgcggcggcgggcgccgggGCTCGCCCAGGTGAAGGCACTCGGGAGGAGCCTCCCGGCCCCAAACGCAGGGCAGTTTCCATGGCCTTTGATGTTCCCCTTTCGGGGAGAAATAACAATTAACGCCCCAGGCTCTTCCTACGCCGTTTGCAGCCCTGACAGGAGAGGTGTCTGCGATTGCGGGTTCCTCTCACAGGACCTTTTCAGCCGCCCCGGCGCGTCAGGGCT
This genomic interval from Pelecanus crispus isolate bPelCri1 chromosome 3, bPelCri1.pri, whole genome shotgun sequence contains the following:
- the SIX2 gene encoding homeobox protein SIX2 isoform X1, producing the protein MSMLPTFGFTQEQVACVCEVLQQGGNIERLGRFLWSLPACEHLHKNESVLKAKAVVAFHRGNFRELYKILESHQFSAHNHPKLQQLWLKAHYIEAEKLRGRPLGAVGKYRVRRKFPLPRSIWDGEETSYCFKEKSRSVLREWYAHNPYPSPREKRELAEATGLTTTQVSNWFKNRRQRDRAAEAKERYRENNENSNSNSHNPLSASMNGNKTVLGSSEDEKTPSGTPDHTSSSPALLLSSNPGLQPLHGLGHPQGPSAIPVPSADPMHHHSLQDSILNPMSSNLVDLGS
- the SIX2 gene encoding homeobox protein SIX2 isoform X2, with translation MSMLPTFGFTQEQVACVCEVLQQGGNIERLGRFLWSLPACEHLHKNESVLKAKAVVAFHRGNFRELYKILESHQFSAHNHPKLQQLWLKAHYIEAEKLRGRPLGAVGKYRVRRKFPLPRSIWDGEETSYCFKEKSRSVLREWYAHNPYPSPREKRELAEATGLTTTQVSNWFKNRRQRDRAAEAKERENNENSNSNSHNPLSASMNGNKTVLGSSEDEKTPSGTPDHTSSSPALLLSSNPGLQPLHGLGHPQGPSAIPVPSADPMHHHSLQDSILNPMSSNLVDLGS